The genomic window CTGGGGGTCAGTGGGGCTGAGGAGGGCCACAGAGAAGGGGCGGGGACAGCTGTGAGGGAGCAGAGATGCCGGGAGACAGATGCGCAGACCCCAGCCCCAGGAGAggcggggagggaaggcaggaggctGGAGGCGGGCAGAGGGTGTGCCCACCGACAAGGAACGCTGGGGTCTCAGGGCACAGGAATACAAGGTGGGCCTGGAGGAGGGTCAGAGCTTGCCGAGGGTGCTGGACTGTGCAAGGTCGTGCCCGGGAGGAGCCAGTCCGGGCACAGGGCAGCTGCAGTGCTGCTGAGGATGGACGGGCTCCCAGGGTCCTGGCAGAGGAAGGCTCGGCCCGTTCCCACCTCTGTGCTGGGGCCTCCGTGGCCCCTCCTGAGCTCCCACAGCGggaggcaggctgcctgcccaggCCCTGAGCCCTGCCCTCCCACAGCCCTTCAAGGAGCCCTCGCGGCACCCAGTTTACAGAGAAGCACCCAGGCTCCCACCGCCGGCCCGGCTGGTGAGCAGCGGAGCTGGGCTGTGATGCACCAGCCACCCCGAGACCTCAGTGTCTCAGGGCCCAGCACGCAGCTCAGGGCGCGCCGGTACCCACCTTCTGCAGGTGCTCCCACAGGTCCAGGTAGGTGGTGCTCTGGTAGGAGAAGGCGTGCAGGTAGGACTGTGGGGAGACGGGACATGGTGAGGGCTGGCTGCGCCTCGGTGCTGCACTCAACCTCCATGGCAGGGGCTCGGGGACAAGGGTTGGGGCCGGAGGAAGCCCCCCTCCAGGGCTGGCCGGGAGTACTCACCGCCAGGCCCTTCTTGAACAGCTCCTCAGTCAGGAAGTCGGACAGCATCCTGAGGACCGAGgctccctgggggagggggcggctcAGAGGGCTGTGCTGAGCGAGCAGAGCCCTGTGCCCCCATCGTGCCAGCACAGATGCTCCTCCGCGGGGGgagtccctcctccctccccacacccccactgTCTCAGGACCAGCACCGAGGCTGGGCAGCACCTTGTTGTAGGCGATGGAGTCGAACATCTCATTGATCTGTGCCGGCGTGTTGACCTCATCAGCGGGGGTCGTCAGTGGGTGGGAGGAGGCCAGCGCATCCACGGCCATCACAGGGTACACGTCGTTCACCACGATGAGGTCTTTCTGCAAATTGCTGCAGCCGTCAGGAGACAGGCCGGGAGGGGGTGACCCGGGCTTCACCCACACCCCCAGACCCCGCAGACTCACCAGATTCCAGGTGGGCTCTGCGTAGTCAGCACCCAGGTACTCCACATAAGAGGCAAAGCCCTCGTTCAGCCACAGGTCGTTCCACCAGGCCACGGTCACCAGGTTCCCAAACCACTGCAGGGGAGGGAGGTCAGCCTGCCAGCCGCTCTGGCCTTGTGGTCACTAACAGTGCCCAGAGCTGCCATTCACTGTGGGCCCCTACGAGCCAGGCACGGGCTCAGGACTTCCCCGACGTCAGGGTGACTCCTCCGTGCTCCGATGCCCAGTGGGCCCTCCTCCCTTCTCAGCGGCcaaaggcagagccaggactgcgccctctcctcccagagcccctcggtgtcctcctctgccctccgCACGATGGGGCGGCTACCTGGTGGGCCAGCTCGTGAGCAATCACGGTGACCACGCGCTCCTTGttgctgctggaggaggagagcggGTCGAACAGCAGAGAAGTCTCCCGGTAGGTCACCAGCCCCCAGTTCTCCATGGCGCCGGCGTTGAAGTCAGGCAAGGCGATCTGGTCTGGGGAGACTGGCCGTTGGCAGCGTGGCCTCTGGGTCTGGAGCCCCATCCACCACCCCCCGGTGCACAGGCCCCATCACTCACCGGATTTGTCAAGTGGGTAGGGTGTGTCATAATGTCCAGCGAAGAAGCTTAGGATGGGGCCTGTCACATTCAGGGCATAGCTGCCCTGGCCCTCCGCAGTGGCGCTCGGCCGAGCCCAGATCCGGATCTGCAAAGAGGATGGACGTGGCTCAGGGCCCCTCTACAGTCCTGGTGCAGATGGCCCGAGTCCCGGGGCCCGGCAGGCTGGCGGGGGGCACCAACTAGGTTAAACTGGGAGGCCTGGTcagcagaggagaggctggggcccTCTGAGGGGCTCTGAGTCCTAGGGAGGAGCCTTTGGGGAGTCACAAGGGTCAGAGCCACCATCGTCTGGTGGCCGTGAGCTGGGAACAGCCGTCACGAGTTGGGACCCATTTTtcagaggcagagactgagggtcagagagctTAAGACTTTGCCGAGATCCCTACCCTCAGAGCTGGCATTGCATCCTGGCACTGAACACCTCAGGCGCTAGGACAGGGCTGAGGATCAACAGGACTACCCCTCAGGCCAGGACCATGCCATCCAGGGGAAGACGGGTGGGCCCGGGTCTGTACCAGGACGTCATTGGGCGACTTCGACTCCACATACGTGAACTCGCTCACGATGAAGACCAGTAGGTATGTGGACATAACAGGCGTGCTCTCAAACTCGGTGATGCTCCAGTTGGCGTCTTCTGGAAGTGGGACACTGGGACCTGGGCATGGATCATCCAAGTAGGTGGGGACGCACCGCCCCCACCAGGCACTCCAGCCCTGGTCTCTGCTTCCCAAGGCCGTGAGGCCCCGGACAGCACCGCTCACCTCTGGGCTGCATGTTGGACAGGGCCGTGAGGTCTCTGGGGTGGATGAGGGTGATGTTAAAGCTGGCCTTCATGGATGGCTCGTCAAAGCATGGGAAAGACTTCCGGGCATCTGAAGGTGCCATCTGTGTCGTGGCCAGCACCCTGCCCAAACAAGGGTATTAGAGGCTGTGCCGGCAGAAGGCCTGCACCCAGTGGGGTGGAGATGGGAGAAGGGGGGCTTTAGGGTATTGCTGGGCATGCAGAGGAAGGGGTGCACAGAAGGCTGTTCCGGCCTAACCCTGCCCCCCCTGCCACAGCTACTGGCCAGACACACCCGCTGACTATGGGGGATCAGAGCTCCTCTGGACTCAGGGTCAAGGTCCTGGCAGGCTCCATCCCCGTATTAGCTGggagaccttgggcaaatttctcTCCTCTGAGCCTGCAGAGGGAGGGATGGGCCAGCCTAGGGCTCCAGAAGGTTCAAAGGCCTGGAATCCAAGCCCTTCCTTGGCCCTCAGGCACCGACTCTGCCTCCACATCTCGGATCTGCCcccgccaggccggcccctccacttACTTCCTGACATCGCCATCCATGTACTCGCTGCGGTAGAAGCCTGCCAGGTCATCAGCCAGCTCCCCCTGAAACTTTGTGTCCATCTCGTACAGGCTGCCCGCCTCCAGTGGGCCCTTGAGGTGCACCACCAGGTACTGGGTGAGCTCCACCAGCTCAGTTCTGTCGATGTCGGGGGGCTGGGCGCCACCCACACCCCGCAGGACCACCCTGTGCTCCTCGGTGGTGGTGTAGTTGAGCTGCTTGCTGTGGATGATGATGACGTCGGTGGGCTCCTTGCAGGTGAAGCGGACAGTGCTGGAGCCCGTGAAGATGTACAGACCCTGCTCACTGGGGGTGAGGTAGGGCCTCAGGGTGACGTTGTAGGACTCTGGCACCAGTGTCTGGGGTAGGCGGTATCGGTTCCACGGCTGGCTTTGGTCCAAGGTGGTGGCCGCGGTGGTGCTGGGGCTCGTGGGGGGGCTGGTGCTGGCCGCAGTGGAGCTGGCAGCATTCTTGTTCTTCTCCTGGGTGTACACCACAGACAGAGCAACGATGGTGCACACGGCCGCCACGCACAGGACGATGCCCAGGATGCCCAGGGTCTTAGGAACGAAGAAGCCCTTGGCCATGGCTGGGAGAGGGAGCTCGGGGAGGCTGAGGGCAGGTGGGGACCAGAGCCACCTTGGGCCAGGCTTATATCCCCAAGGGGGAGGAGCCCCACTGCCTGAAGGCTGGGCAAAAATTAACCAGGGCTCAGACAGGCGAAGGTCACTGGACTGGGCAGGGGCACGCTCTGCCCAGGCTCAGGAGTGGAGATCAGGGAGCAGCATGTGGACTGCGGCTCAGGGCTGCCTGCTGGGAGCAAACAGTGTTAGGTTACAGGCTgctggctgtccaggggccagccccagtgcaaAAGGGCAGGGAGCAGGTTTCGGGCCCAGCAGATAGAGGGAGCGGCCACGTGGCGTTGGTCAGCCTGCAAGCCCAGAcagtggggacagaggcaggaggaCCGAGGTTAGAGTCAGGGAAGCACTTCCCAGGAGCTCAAGGGGAAAGATGCAATGACCAGGAGAGTCGTCGTGTGGCTTGGTCAGGAGCACACTGGGCAGCCCGTGGTGGGAGCCTGGAAGGATGCCCGGGCTGCTCAGCGATGCGGTCCTAGCCTCCCTTGCATCTCCCAGAGGAAGGAGTCCCCCTCCAgcttcccctccctttccctccctgccAGAACTTTTCCCTCAATTATCAGCTCACTGAGTCGAATAAAGCAagttgtttctcctttttttgtttcacagaggaggctgggggaggattAACCTCTTCCCAGTCGAGACCTCGGGCTGATAACTTTACCtttctgagacctctctcctcaTCAATAAATAGCAGTATTCCCCTCTCACGTGTGTTCAAAAGATCGAATGAGAAAACATGAAATGCCACACAGCAGAAACGAACAATCGGTCCCTTCTTTCTCAGAGCTCAGCCTTTGCCTCTTTTCCGATTGTGGTAGAAATGAAGACACCGTGTAACGTAGTCAGTAAAATACGTCCTCACAGGAGAACGATGCTCATCGTCACCCTTGCCATCCAGCAGCCCAGTTTCCAAGGACTTGACCCGGCCTGATCCTCACCCATATCCAAGTCCCCGTCCCCTGATCTGGCCATGTCCTCGGGCAAAGCCACTCCACTGTTTATGTGGACATTGCGGGACCCTCGTCCACTCCCCACTTCCACTCGGGACCCCGCAAACCTGCTCGCCACACAATTGGGTCATTTTCCACCACTGCTTAAAACCTTCCTTTTGCCGGTAGAATCCAGACCAAATACTCTAAAGGGACCCAGAATTCAGCGGCTGTGAGCCTGCCCACTTCCCAGCCTCGTTCTCACCATGTTCCCCTGTGTCATGGcactccagccactctggccttcaTCCAGCCCTTCCACCACAGAatctttgcacgtgctgttccctccacctggctCATCTTCTCTCCCTTGTTGCCTTGGTTAattcctactcatctttcaagtGCGTCTCAGAGAAGAGGCCTCGACCTCACTGACCTGCTCTAGCCCCATGAGCTCCATCAGCACCACAGACCTCTTCTTCAAAGCCCCATAATGCAGTGCAGTTTCCCATTTGATCCGTGTGGTGATGACTTGAGTCCTGACTGTCTCCCCCACCACCTGAGGCCCCGCGAAGGCAGCTCCTTGGCTGCTTCTGCCCACCAGCActcggcacagtgcctggctcgcacgcagcaggtgctcaatacacATCTGTTGCGTGAAGGCACACGCGTGTGAATGGGGAATGATATATGagtgagtcgggtcaggagtgGCTTCTTATCCAGTCTCTCTAGCCCCTGTCCACTCCTGTCCCCACCACCACTCTTGCCCTAGGAGAAGCCTCTGCCCCCTTCTCAAGCCTCCTGCAACCACGGCACACAGGCCGCACTCTTGTTGGAGCCACACACATCTCAGGTCCCATCTGGCTGCCCCGTCAGCTTATCAGGTCCTAGGGACCAAGCTCGTCCACCGCTCCCTGCCCTGGCTTGGGCCTGCCGTCCTGACCCTGAGGGAAGGCTCAGTGAGTGACCGCACGCAGGAACGCAGCGCACACACAGATGAACTCATCCAGGTACAGCTGCAGAGGGATGACTGCCAGCTGTCATCCGGCCAGCGGAGGCCAGGGGCTGAGTGCAGGGTCTTCAGGGGGATCCTGGGTGCCCACCCTTCCGACTGAGGCTGCTCTGAGCCCTCGgcatttccctccttctctctagAGACCTGCGCACAGGGTCCCAGCCGGGGCAGCGTGGACTTCCCACTGCAGTGACTGGCAGCCACCCCCGTCAGGCCCAGACTGTTGGTCAAGGGGCATCAGAGGGAAGCCAAGTGCCCAGGAAAGGGATCCAACTCTGGCATGGTGACAGGGACCAGCAGCACCCGAGGGTGACGTAGCATGTGCCCCCAGTCCCACTCTATCAAGGCCAGAATTTGCCAAGGGAGCTGTCTTTATGGTGCCCCTGTGGGCTGGCACCCAGGGGCCATGCCTCCCCAACCCCAGTCTCCCGTGTCCCTGACTGGGCCCGCAGCCCCTCCCATCTCTGCATAGAAAGATCCCCAAGCCGCTTGGCCTGATCGCTTCTCCAAACAAAGAAGGAGGCCCTGCCTCGCCCACCCTGGGCGCTTCCTGTTTGCCTTGGATTCAGACCACGGGCCCAGCTGCCTGGAAGCTTCACCCTTTTGGAAAAGGCCTGTGGTCTTCAAAATTGGCGTGGCATGCAGCCCACCGCCCCGTGATGAGAGGTCCCTGCTCCGGGTGCAAGGCCAGCCCTGGCTGGGACGCAGAGAGGGCATGCTCCGCAGCCCCCACCTTCTGTGCTCCTGCACAGGGCCCGCCTCCAGCCCTGGCCGTGGCCCAGGCCTGGCCATCTTCACACCCCTCTGGGCAGTGGTGGCAGTGCTGTCCTGCCCATCACCCAAGCTCACCACACCCCTCGGCAGAGGCATCTTCCTCTCCTGCTCAAACCTGGTCTCCAGTCCTCGCTGCCTGTGGAGGGAAACCTCAACTCTGGCTAGAGCCAGAAGACTTCCGTGGACTCGATCCCCTGGCCTCTCCTCTTCCTAGTGCCTACTATGGCTCCAGCCGCTGGCATTTCCCCAAACCCTCTGGGTTTTTGCATAGCTCTGTGTCTTTACTCATCCTGGTTCCGCGGCCAGGAatgcctttcctctctctcctgtgaaaatcctactcatccttcaaaacccagctcaaatATCACTGCCTTCTCATACATGgcagcccccctcccctctgtgCTCCCCTGGCCTCCGGTTCACACCTTTATCACAGCACTTATGAAAAGGACATCTAGGTGTTCAGAAGCCTGCCACCAGGCCGAGGCACCTGAAGGGAAGGCTCTGTGACTTTGTGCACCCCTCCAGGCCTAGCCCAGGGCAGGAACCAGATAAATGTAGGCTAAATGCGTGACAGCATCCACAATCCTCGCCATGGCTTACAGGTCCAGCCTGATCCAGCCCCCAGTGACTCTCTGGTCTCATCTCAAGCCCTCTGCCCCTGTCGCCCTCTGTGCCCCTGCCCCGCCCTCAAGACCACCacactcttccctccctctgccccctcaaCCCAAGCTGCTGGAAAGCCTTTGTCTTTGCCTCACCTACCGCCCACTCATCCTGGAGGCTCACTACACTGATGCCGTCCCTGGAcagccctcccagcccccaggactCTGAGTGCCACGGGGGTGGCATCCTCCACACCAGGAAGGACATAGGACACAGCAGAGGGCCACACACACTCGTGGGATGGACGCATCAGTAGGAAGATGAGAGACGGCAGGTAAAGGCGGGAGGCGCAGTAACTCCGAGCCCGGCTCCCAGGACAgcttccccacacacacacgcctccctgggcccccagaCTGTGCACACGAACCACCTTTGAGAGCTCTGCCCCATGTGCTCCTCCTGCACATCATTCACTGAgtgcttttctttaaatcaatTCACCGCCTACTCTCCTTCTGAGCAATAGTGACCAGGAAATCATGGTTGGGCATGTTGTTATATTTCCTCCAATAAACATGTCAACTCATGACTGTCGGTTTAAATCTATTCCTCTAGGTGGCCCCTAAAATCACCCTGAATAGCTGCCCCCACTTTGGGACTCACTCTCCATCCTCTATGTCTCTGGGACGGTGTCACCTGCAGACTGTCCCAGGAGGGGCTTTCTGCAGGTCAGCAGAGTGTATGCGCTCCTCCTCCTGTTGGGCCCGCGATGGGGAGACGCTGAGCACCTCCAACCCCGTCTCGGCTGAAGCAGCCTCTCCGCGGGTGTTCACATTTCTGCCCTGTCTGTGTTTCGGTCCAGAGAACAAAAGTTCTCctaaatttgaaaacaattaaGGCTGACAGCAATGATGCTAGAGAACATTTAAGTCATAGCCACACGTGTAGAAGACATGGATCGAGTAGAAAAAGGCAGCTTTGTCTCAGAGGTGGGGAACTAGCTGCCTTCTGTGCAAACGTGAACCTGCCAGGAGCTGGGTGGGGCTGTGGTGGGAGAGCCAAGGGCCAGAGGAGGGCAGTCAGGCCACCGCCCTGTGATCCAGGCCCCTGGCAGACCGCGGGGCCTGGAGATGCTGCTGGTCACCTCATGCAGCTTCCCCCATCGGCTGCAGGGCTGGGCCAGCTGGGAGCTTCGGGACACCCTGAAGCCACCTGTCTGCTCTGAAGGAGCAGTGAGTGGGGGCGAAGACAAGCCTGGGGTCCCAGCACAGGCCACACTCTGGCCCCGCAGGCCCTGGCCTGCTCCCAGGCTTCTGTTCTAAAGCCTCCACCCACAGCTTcaggaggctgggcctgggccaggccccagggtGCTTCCTGTGGGAGCCTCCAACTTCGTCCCTCCTGTGGGAACCTCAGGAGGCGCCGATGGGAAGTCCGCTGCTCTCTGGCCTCAGCCTCCTGAGCCCAGGGCAGGGCGCTCAGGAGGGAAGCAGCAAAGGGGCCCTCGTGGGGCAGGGCGAAGACAACCGGCCGTGCAGGGTCCATTCTGGGCTGCAAATCCTATCTGGCAACTTCCATCTGTGTAATTTGAGCACCCACTAAGTGCCCCCCCGAGATAATCACCACCATGTGGCtactgaggaaaccaaggcagaggGTAagtgatgtgcccaaggtcacacagctagttaatggCAGGTCCTATAGCCTTCACTACACATGCCTCGGAAAGCaccctccacaaagccccccacaCTGTCTACTGCACAGTGCTCAGGGGGTTAGAGACGCGGGAGGAGACGCACGCCTTCAGCACGCCGACATGTGATAACAAGTCACAGAAGCAGATCTGGGCAGGATGGAAGGTCTGACCATCTTTGAGAGGAACTGGGTGTCCCTTCTTTGGAATGTTCTAGGCGCACACTAAGGGGCATGGAGAGGGCGTGGCTGCTGCGAGGAACAGCTGGGAGACTGGAACCTGGTGGAAGCCTGCTTGGGACCTCTGCAAACGGGCCAGGAACTCCACACCCCCAGACCAGGCCCAGGagctgcaggtggttctgggaaGTAGAGCTTCTCGTCAGCAGGGGAGCGCTGGGGGCTGCCAGACACAGGCCTGTGGAGGACCCTCAGCCCCTTCCCACGAGTGGACCCCCACACAGCTCCCCAGAATTCTTAGCCAGAAAACTCTTGAAGCAAAGGGGCTGGAGGACTTGGCTTAAGGGCTGTGGGAGTGATGAGGGGCTGGCGCCCCATGCCCAGAAGGCCCCCGGGGAAGCAGAGAGAGGCGCTGGGCTGCCTCCCACTGGGGGGCCTGTTACCCGATCTGTGAAATGAGAGCAGCTCTCCCAGCATCCTTCCTGCGATAGGCCAGCCCGAGATTCCAGGGCTCCTCAGGACATGGGTTGGTGGCGAGGTCTGACATGGCCCAGGATGCCAGCGCGCTGCCGGGAGGGAGGAGTCGAGAGGGGGCGTTGCCTGGCTTGCCCAGCCTGCTGCCCTGGCTGACGGCCAGTCTCTGGTGGACTGGAACCCCACTTCCTCTCGGCCTCATCCTTGTTCTTGTTCCCCTACTGGCCCAGGTCTGCTGCCCCTGCTCAGAACCAAATGACCCAGGGGCCCTGGCTGAGCCTCACCTTTTGCAGGTGAACAgaccgaggcccagagaagcccGGGGCGTCTAGAGACCCGGGGACTAAGCCTCAGTGGGCGCTCAGGTCGGCCTGGGACCAGGGCTCTGACCACGCGAACCACAAAACCCGGCCGCTGAGGTCCCGGGCTCGACCGGTCCTCCACCCCCTCAGATGCCAGTGGGACGGGGTCCGCGGCATCCGCGGGGtctctccatctttcctcccCAGAGGGTCTGCGCACCCGCCCCTGGGGCCGCTTCTCCATGTGGGAGGCCCCTGACCGCTGACAGGCCCACTGGGGGCTGCCTGGGCCGCGACATTGGAGCGGGATCTTGGCCACAAGAGTTCACCGCACCCAGTGGGACGCGGTGCGCCCACCCGGGAGGGGGCGTCGGCAGCAGACGTCGGGGCTCCGCACACGCTCGCGTCCAGGTCCCTTCCCGACCTCGGCGGCGCCCCCGGACCGCCCCACAGCCCCGGCGCCCCCCGACTGCCCCGCAGTCCCGGCGCCCCGCGACCGCCCCGCAGCCCCGGCGCCGCCCGACCGCCCCGCAGCCtccgcgccccccgcccgccccgccgccccggaGCCGCGCTCCACTTGCCTGCGGCCGTCCGCGTGCTCAACCTCGGCCGCTCGGAGCCCCCTCCCGGGACGAGGAGCCGGCCAACCACCGCCACTGCCCCACCAGGACCTGACTCCTCCTTCCCCGACTGTGTAAAGGGAAGTAACCTGACCCGACCACCGCTCCTCCGGGGTTAACTCCTTAGGCCGCCCGACCAAAGCGCCGCCCGATGCCCCGCGCCTGCCCGCCCGCAGCCTCCCCGGAGCCccccggggtgggggtggaggtgggggtacCTGGGATCCTGCTCCCCTGTGGCCCCTGAGCCCCGCTGTGGCTGCAGCCCCAGGGCTCCGGTCCCCCACATCTGGACAGCTTCTGCCACTGGGGGAGGCGCACGGAACCTCGCCCTTCGAGTTGAGGGGAGAGCCCGGTTCACCCAGAAAAAGAAACCACGCATCCTCCGGTTAACTGAATAATCTCTCCAGGGGACATAATTTACCTTTCGTGATACCTGGGGCTCAGCATTAAAAAGGTAGACGTGCGGCAGGACCGAGTGAAAAACAGACCCGAGCTAGAGGTCTGTGCCTCTCATGCGGATCCTGCTTCCAGAGGTGGCACCCCGGGATAAGGACTCCTCCGCTCTGGGCCCCTTTTCTGCGCAGTGCGGGATCCTGTTTGTGGTCTTCTCCTAGGCTGCCGTGAGGAGCTAACACAAATTGAAACCGTGCACATTTATCCTCGTGCAGCTTTGTCAGTCAGGTCCAGAacgggtctcactgggctgaagTCAAGAGCGTCCCCAGGCTTCctgctggaggctctggggagcatcctttctttgccttttccagcttccagaggcagcCCACACTCCTGGGCTTGTGGCCCCACCGTTTTCAAAGCCGGCACGGCCCATGCAGTCTCTCTGACTTTGTATCACTCTGATGGAACCCTTCTTCTGCCTCCTGcttctgcttttttttgttgttgttgttagaattttttttttttttttaggattttattttttcctttttctccccaaagccccccggtacatagttgtatatttctcgttgtgggttcttctagttgtggtatgtgggacgctgcctcagcgtggtttgatgagcagtgccatgtccgcgcccaggattcgaaccaacgaaacactgggccgcctgcagcggagcacgcgaacttaaccactcggccacggggccagccctcctgCTTCTGCTTTAAAGAATCTTTCTGATTACATAGTGTCTATTCAGATagtccaagataatctccctattttagggtttaaaatgaacaattttggTTCCATCGGCaactttaattcccctttgccacacAGCCTAACAGAGACTCAGATTCTGCGGATTcaggtgacaaataaaaatggcaagtaataggatatattggagtatatgaggaagccattttgtgtggacctaattcggcctgaccttgtctttccaaaagggcctgaaggaggccgttgagcatgcattgtatatctgctttagagagtccctatggcaagagcaaaggcccttgagataaaggtgcaacgtctctccccctcccaacgttggcatctccttggggattaagcatctttctttaggctgggaactgattgcagcgctcatctgtgaccccctaGCCCAAGGCAA from Equus asinus isolate D_3611 breed Donkey chromosome 2, EquAss-T2T_v2, whole genome shotgun sequence includes these protein-coding regions:
- the LOC123281652 gene encoding aminopeptidase N-like isoform X1 codes for the protein MAKGFFVPKTLGILGIVLCVAAVCTIVALSVVYTQEKNKNAASSTAASTSPPTSPSTTAATTLDQSQPWNRYRLPQTLVPESYNVTLRPYLTPSEQGLYIFTGSSTVRFTCKEPTDVIIIHSKQLNYTTTEEHRVVLRGVGGAQPPDIDRTELVELTQYLVVHLKGPLEAGSLYEMDTKFQGELADDLAGFYRSEYMDGDVRKVLATTQMAPSDARKSFPCFDEPSMKASFNITLIHPRDLTALSNMQPRGPSVPLPEDANWSITEFESTPVMSTYLLVFIVSEFTYVESKSPNDVLIRIWARPSATAEGQGSYALNVTGPILSFFAGHYDTPYPLDKSDQIALPDFNAGAMENWGLVTYRETSLLFDPLSSSSSNKERVVTVIAHELAHQWFGNLVTVAWWNDLWLNEGFASYVEYLGADYAEPTWNLKDLIVVNDVYPVMAVDALASSHPLTTPADEVNTPAQINEMFDSIAYNKGASVLRMLSDFLTEELFKKGLASYLHAFSYQSTTYLDLWEHLQKAVDNQTAIRLPATVRTIMDRWILQMGFPLITVDTKTGDISQQHFLLDPDSNVTRPSEFNYLWIVPISSIRNGAQQEEYWLQGEAQNQSELFRTTGDEWVLLNLNVTGYYQVNYDEDNWRKIQTQLQTDLSAIPVINRAQVIYDAFNLASAQKVPVTLALNNTLFLSGETEYIPWQAALSSLSYFQLMFDRTEVYGPMQKYLQKQVKPLFEYFQTTTSNWTQRPETLMDQYNEINTINTACSNGLSACEDLVSNLFAQWMGDPDNNPIHPNLRSTVYCKAIARGGEREWDFAWEQFRNATLVNEADKLRTGLACSTEVWILNRYLSYTLNPDLIRKQDATSTIISIANNVVGQTLAWDFIQSNWRKLFLDYGGGSFSFSNLIRGVTRRFSTEYELKQLEKFQADNSDIGFGSGTRALEQALEKTQSNIKWVNENKDEVLRWFTEHSD
- the LOC123281652 gene encoding aminopeptidase N-like isoform X2; this translates as MAKGFFVPKTLGILGIVLCVAAVCTIVALSVVYTQEKNKNAASSTAASTSPPTSPSTTAATTLDQSQPWNRYRLPQTLVPESYNVTLRPYLTPSEQGLYIFTGSSTVRFTCKEPTDVIIIHSKQLNYTTTEEHRVVLRGVGGAQPPDIDRTELVELTQYLVVHLKGPLEAGSLYEMDTKFQGELADDLAGFYRSEYMDGDVRKVLATTQMAPSDARKSFPCFDEPSMKASFNITLIHPRDLTALSNMQPREDANWSITEFESTPVMSTYLLVFIVSEFTYVESKSPNDVLIRIWARPSATAEGQGSYALNVTGPILSFFAGHYDTPYPLDKSDQIALPDFNAGAMENWGLVTYRETSLLFDPLSSSSSNKERVVTVIAHELAHQWFGNLVTVAWWNDLWLNEGFASYVEYLGADYAEPTWNLKDLIVVNDVYPVMAVDALASSHPLTTPADEVNTPAQINEMFDSIAYNKGASVLRMLSDFLTEELFKKGLASYLHAFSYQSTTYLDLWEHLQKAVDNQTAIRLPATVRTIMDRWILQMGFPLITVDTKTGDISQQHFLLDPDSNVTRPSEFNYLWIVPISSIRNGAQQEEYWLQGEAQNQSELFRTTGDEWVLLNLNVTGYYQVNYDEDNWRKIQTQLQTDLSAIPVINRAQVIYDAFNLASAQKVPVTLALNNTLFLSGETEYIPWQAALSSLSYFQLMFDRTEVYGPMQKYLQKQVKPLFEYFQTTTSNWTQRPETLMDQYNEINTINTACSNGLSACEDLVSNLFAQWMGDPDNNPIHPNLRSTVYCKAIARGGEREWDFAWEQFRNATLVNEADKLRTGLACSTEVWILNRYLSYTLNPDLIRKQDATSTIISIANNVVGQTLAWDFIQSNWRKLFLDYGGGSFSFSNLIRGVTRRFSTEYELKQLEKFQADNSDIGFGSGTRALEQALEKTQSNIKWVNENKDEVLRWFTEHSD